In a single window of the Hippoglossus hippoglossus isolate fHipHip1 chromosome 7, fHipHip1.pri, whole genome shotgun sequence genome:
- the tspy gene encoding testis specific protein Y-linked isoform X5 has product MSEVTDSKQSADSASRKRCPSPDQDEGAAIPSKSTKVSDASDGIGVTSESCKNSEAESKDTAARECEGSVEQPAAVQTDHTSDSTSGSLPVNKPHADGHDARNPEKPQSSGARPPAEAREAANKTTGAEQRPAAPLHQSDSAAIAAAEALASLTGRDGENSRETPCSSEKAKQVKPASKFKQRGGHQQSPRAGSRTQAAAADSSTSVHSTDREDADEAAEADEGDDSISGSSSTPSSSFPSDNEDNEDGECAIVSVKMAPEMRQSVALLAQVQMRLEALEKKSARLHQRLELKISRLRRPHLDQRSSITKTIPGFWVTALLNHPHLSAHIDETDEDALSYMTDLEIESFKNNKLGYRIRFHFRRNPYFQNNIIMKELHLGMGGSPMSFSNPILWHRGQNLTAQSEPRKSSRGVYQTFFSWFSDHSNPGQDDVAQILKDDLYRDPLRYYLTPLWEPRENGSGSGPRAADNGNGDDCVVISDSDDDPGEDTGEAEQGHSRGREEEDQEEEDEEEEDEEEEEEEGDRGPSAGKTDQTGNVTSSDESPEEEDDAGEIVIDGSDDSDQEEEEDEA; this is encoded by the exons ATGAGTGAAGTGACGGACTCCAAACAGTCCGCTGACTCTGCGTCGAGGAAACGGTGTCCATCCCCCGACCAGGACGAGGGAGCTGCGATTCCCAGCAAATCCACAAAAGTTAGCGACGCCTCAGATGGAATCGGAGTCACTTCGGAAAGTTGTAAAAACAGTGAAGCCGAGAGCAAAGACACAGCTGCACGCGAGTGTGAAGGCAGCGTGGAGCAGCCAGCTGCCGTGCAGACCGACCACACTTCCGACAGCACGAGTGGCTCCCTGCCTGTCAACAAGCCCCACGCTGACGGCCACGATGCCAGAAACCCCGAGAAGCCGCAGTCCTCCGGTGCACGGCCCCCCGCTGAGGCGAGGGAAGCTGCAAACAAGACGACGGGAGCCGAGCAGCGTCCCGCGGCGCCTCTGCATCAGTCCGACTCAGCGGCCATAGCAGCCGCCGAGGCACTGGCCAGTCTCACGGGACGAGACGGGGAGAACAGCAGAGAGACTCCTTGCTCGTCTGAAAAGGCTAAACAGGTGAAACCGGCGAGCAAATTCAAACAACGCGGGGGCCACCAGCAGTCCCCCCGAGCGGGCTCCAGAACCCAGGCGGCTGCAGCAGACAGCTCCACATCTGTGCACAGCACCGACAGAGAAGATGCAGATGAGGCGGCCGAAGCAGATGAAGGGGACGACTCCATCTCTGGATCTTCGTCCACACCGAGCTCCTCTTTCCCGTCGGACAATGAGGACAACGAGGACGGGGAGTGTGCCATTGTGTCGGTGAAGATGGCCCCTGAGATGAGGCAGTCAGTGGCCCTGCTGGCTCAGGTGCAGATGAGACTGGAAGCCCTCGAGAAGAAAAGTGCCCGGCTTCACCAGCGGCTGGAGCTGAAGATCAGTCGTCTGAGACGGCCACATCTGGATCAGCGCAGCTCCATTACTAAAACAATCCCCGGCTTCTGGGTCACAGCT CTGTTGAACCATCCACACCTCTCGGCCCACATTGATGAGACTGATGAAGATGCTCTTAGTTACATGACGGATCTGGAG ATTGAGTCTTTCAAGAATAATAAACTTGGCTACAGGATCCGATTCCACTTCAGGCGGAACCCGTATTTTCAGAACAACATCATCATGAAGGAGCTGCACCTCGGGATGGGAG GATCTCCCATGTCCTTCTCCAACCCCATCCTGTGGCATCGTGGGCAAAACCTGACGGCCCAGAGCGAACCCCGGAAGTCGTCACGTGGCGTCTACCAGACGTTTTTCAGCTGGTTCAGTGACCATAGCAACCCAGGGCAGGATGACGTAGCACAG ATACTTAAAGACGACCTGTATAGAGACCCACTGAGATACTACCTCACTCCACTGTGGGAACCACGGGAGAACGGCAG TGGGAGCGGACCCAGAGCAGCTGATAACGGAAATGGAGATGATTGTGTGGTAATCTCCGACTCGGATGATGATCCCGGCGAGGACACTGGTGAGGCTGAACAAGGCCACAGTAGGGGGCGAGAAGAGGAGGatcaagaggaggaagacgaagaggaggaagacgaagaagaagaagaggaggagggggaccgGGGGCCAAGTGCAG GGAAAACTGATCAGACAGGAAACGTCACCTCCTCAGATGAGagcccagaggaggaggatgatgctGGAGAAATAGTGATTGACG GCTCTGATGACAGtgaccaggaggaggaagaggatgaagccTAG
- the tspy gene encoding testis specific protein Y-linked isoform X7 — translation MSEVTDSKQSADSASRKRCPSPDQDEGAAIPSKSTKVSDASDGIGVTSESCKNSEAESKDTAARECEGSVEQPAAVQTDHTSDSTSGSLPVNKPHADGHDARNPEKPQSSGARPPAEAREAANKTTGAEQRPAAPLHQSDSAAIAAAEALASLTGRDGENSRETPCSSEKAKQVKPASKFKQRGGHQQSPRAGSRTQAAAADSSTSVHSTDREDADEAAEADEGDDSISGSSSTPSSSFPSDNEDNEDGECAIVSVKMAPEMRQSVALLAQVQMRLEALEKKSARLHQRLELKISRLRRPHLDQRSSITKTIPGFWVTALLNHPHLSAHIDETDEDALSYMTDLEIESFKNNKLGYRIRFHFRRNPYFQNNIIMKELHLGMGGSPMSFSNPILWHRGQNLTAQSEPRKSSRGVYQTFFSWFSDHSNPGQDDVAQILKDDLYRDPLRYYLTPLWEPRENGSSGSGPRAADNGNGDDCVVISDSDDDPGEDTGEAEQGHSRGREEEDQEEEDEEEEDEEEEEEEGDRGPSAGSDDSDQEEEEDEA, via the exons ATGAGTGAAGTGACGGACTCCAAACAGTCCGCTGACTCTGCGTCGAGGAAACGGTGTCCATCCCCCGACCAGGACGAGGGAGCTGCGATTCCCAGCAAATCCACAAAAGTTAGCGACGCCTCAGATGGAATCGGAGTCACTTCGGAAAGTTGTAAAAACAGTGAAGCCGAGAGCAAAGACACAGCTGCACGCGAGTGTGAAGGCAGCGTGGAGCAGCCAGCTGCCGTGCAGACCGACCACACTTCCGACAGCACGAGTGGCTCCCTGCCTGTCAACAAGCCCCACGCTGACGGCCACGATGCCAGAAACCCCGAGAAGCCGCAGTCCTCCGGTGCACGGCCCCCCGCTGAGGCGAGGGAAGCTGCAAACAAGACGACGGGAGCCGAGCAGCGTCCCGCGGCGCCTCTGCATCAGTCCGACTCAGCGGCCATAGCAGCCGCCGAGGCACTGGCCAGTCTCACGGGACGAGACGGGGAGAACAGCAGAGAGACTCCTTGCTCGTCTGAAAAGGCTAAACAGGTGAAACCGGCGAGCAAATTCAAACAACGCGGGGGCCACCAGCAGTCCCCCCGAGCGGGCTCCAGAACCCAGGCGGCTGCAGCAGACAGCTCCACATCTGTGCACAGCACCGACAGAGAAGATGCAGATGAGGCGGCCGAAGCAGATGAAGGGGACGACTCCATCTCTGGATCTTCGTCCACACCGAGCTCCTCTTTCCCGTCGGACAATGAGGACAACGAGGACGGGGAGTGTGCCATTGTGTCGGTGAAGATGGCCCCTGAGATGAGGCAGTCAGTGGCCCTGCTGGCTCAGGTGCAGATGAGACTGGAAGCCCTCGAGAAGAAAAGTGCCCGGCTTCACCAGCGGCTGGAGCTGAAGATCAGTCGTCTGAGACGGCCACATCTGGATCAGCGCAGCTCCATTACTAAAACAATCCCCGGCTTCTGGGTCACAGCT CTGTTGAACCATCCACACCTCTCGGCCCACATTGATGAGACTGATGAAGATGCTCTTAGTTACATGACGGATCTGGAG ATTGAGTCTTTCAAGAATAATAAACTTGGCTACAGGATCCGATTCCACTTCAGGCGGAACCCGTATTTTCAGAACAACATCATCATGAAGGAGCTGCACCTCGGGATGGGAG GATCTCCCATGTCCTTCTCCAACCCCATCCTGTGGCATCGTGGGCAAAACCTGACGGCCCAGAGCGAACCCCGGAAGTCGTCACGTGGCGTCTACCAGACGTTTTTCAGCTGGTTCAGTGACCATAGCAACCCAGGGCAGGATGACGTAGCACAG ATACTTAAAGACGACCTGTATAGAGACCCACTGAGATACTACCTCACTCCACTGTGGGAACCACGGGAGAACGGCAG TAGTGGGAGCGGACCCAGAGCAGCTGATAACGGAAATGGAGATGATTGTGTGGTAATCTCCGACTCGGATGATGATCCCGGCGAGGACACTGGTGAGGCTGAACAAGGCCACAGTAGGGGGCGAGAAGAGGAGGatcaagaggaggaagacgaagaggaggaagacgaagaagaagaagaggaggagggggaccgGGGGCCAAGTGCAG GCTCTGATGACAGtgaccaggaggaggaagaggatgaagccTAG
- the tspy gene encoding testis specific protein Y-linked isoform X8, which translates to MSEVTDSKQSADSASRKRCPSPDQDEGAAIPSKSTKVSDASDGIGVTSESCKNSEAESKDTAARECEGSVEQPAAVQTDHTSDSTSGSLPVNKPHADGHDARNPEKPQSSGARPPAEAREAANKTTGAEQRPAAPLHQSDSAAIAAAEALASLTGRDGENSRETPCSSEKAKQVKPASKFKQRGGHQQSPRAGSRTQAAAADSSTSVHSTDREDADEAAEADEGDDSISGSSSTPSSSFPSDNEDNEDGECAIVSVKMAPEMRQSVALLAQVQMRLEALEKKSARLHQRLELKISRLRRPHLDQRSSITKTIPGFWVTALLNHPHLSAHIDETDEDALSYMTDLEIESFKNNKLGYRIRFHFRRNPYFQNNIIMKELHLGMGGSPMSFSNPILWHRGQNLTAQSEPRKSSRGVYQTFFSWFSDHSNPGQDDVAQILKDDLYRDPLRYYLTPLWEPRENGSGSGPRAADNGNGDDCVVISDSDDDPGEDTGEAEQGHSRGREEEDQEEEDEEEEDEEEEEEEGDRGPSAGSDDSDQEEEEDEA; encoded by the exons ATGAGTGAAGTGACGGACTCCAAACAGTCCGCTGACTCTGCGTCGAGGAAACGGTGTCCATCCCCCGACCAGGACGAGGGAGCTGCGATTCCCAGCAAATCCACAAAAGTTAGCGACGCCTCAGATGGAATCGGAGTCACTTCGGAAAGTTGTAAAAACAGTGAAGCCGAGAGCAAAGACACAGCTGCACGCGAGTGTGAAGGCAGCGTGGAGCAGCCAGCTGCCGTGCAGACCGACCACACTTCCGACAGCACGAGTGGCTCCCTGCCTGTCAACAAGCCCCACGCTGACGGCCACGATGCCAGAAACCCCGAGAAGCCGCAGTCCTCCGGTGCACGGCCCCCCGCTGAGGCGAGGGAAGCTGCAAACAAGACGACGGGAGCCGAGCAGCGTCCCGCGGCGCCTCTGCATCAGTCCGACTCAGCGGCCATAGCAGCCGCCGAGGCACTGGCCAGTCTCACGGGACGAGACGGGGAGAACAGCAGAGAGACTCCTTGCTCGTCTGAAAAGGCTAAACAGGTGAAACCGGCGAGCAAATTCAAACAACGCGGGGGCCACCAGCAGTCCCCCCGAGCGGGCTCCAGAACCCAGGCGGCTGCAGCAGACAGCTCCACATCTGTGCACAGCACCGACAGAGAAGATGCAGATGAGGCGGCCGAAGCAGATGAAGGGGACGACTCCATCTCTGGATCTTCGTCCACACCGAGCTCCTCTTTCCCGTCGGACAATGAGGACAACGAGGACGGGGAGTGTGCCATTGTGTCGGTGAAGATGGCCCCTGAGATGAGGCAGTCAGTGGCCCTGCTGGCTCAGGTGCAGATGAGACTGGAAGCCCTCGAGAAGAAAAGTGCCCGGCTTCACCAGCGGCTGGAGCTGAAGATCAGTCGTCTGAGACGGCCACATCTGGATCAGCGCAGCTCCATTACTAAAACAATCCCCGGCTTCTGGGTCACAGCT CTGTTGAACCATCCACACCTCTCGGCCCACATTGATGAGACTGATGAAGATGCTCTTAGTTACATGACGGATCTGGAG ATTGAGTCTTTCAAGAATAATAAACTTGGCTACAGGATCCGATTCCACTTCAGGCGGAACCCGTATTTTCAGAACAACATCATCATGAAGGAGCTGCACCTCGGGATGGGAG GATCTCCCATGTCCTTCTCCAACCCCATCCTGTGGCATCGTGGGCAAAACCTGACGGCCCAGAGCGAACCCCGGAAGTCGTCACGTGGCGTCTACCAGACGTTTTTCAGCTGGTTCAGTGACCATAGCAACCCAGGGCAGGATGACGTAGCACAG ATACTTAAAGACGACCTGTATAGAGACCCACTGAGATACTACCTCACTCCACTGTGGGAACCACGGGAGAACGGCAG TGGGAGCGGACCCAGAGCAGCTGATAACGGAAATGGAGATGATTGTGTGGTAATCTCCGACTCGGATGATGATCCCGGCGAGGACACTGGTGAGGCTGAACAAGGCCACAGTAGGGGGCGAGAAGAGGAGGatcaagaggaggaagacgaagaggaggaagacgaagaagaagaagaggaggagggggaccgGGGGCCAAGTGCAG GCTCTGATGACAGtgaccaggaggaggaagaggatgaagccTAG